From the genome of Hymenobacter cellulosilyticus, one region includes:
- a CDS encoding T9SS type A sorting domain-containing protein, producing the protein MPDAWETARGLNPNDASDRNTLASSGYTMLETYINGITATVTATSSAAGLQLGVYPNPAQDQLLIVHPVASRTAVVEVYNFAGQRVAAFASPAGQQQTLLSLRQLAGGNYLVRYTDGQQQLTAKIIKL; encoded by the coding sequence ATGCCCGACGCCTGGGAAACGGCCCGCGGCCTGAACCCCAACGACGCTTCGGACCGCAATACGCTGGCCAGCAGCGGCTATACCATGCTCGAAACCTACATTAATGGCATAACTGCTACCGTAACGGCCACGTCGTCGGCAGCTGGCCTGCAGCTGGGCGTGTATCCCAACCCGGCGCAGGACCAGTTGCTTATTGTGCACCCAGTCGCCAGCCGCACGGCCGTAGTGGAGGTCTACAACTTTGCCGGGCAGCGCGTGGCGGCCTTTGCCAGCCCCGCCGGGCAGCAGCAAACGTTGCTTTCCCTACGCCAGCTGGCCGGCGGCAACTACCTCGTGCGCTATACCGATGGCCAACAGCAGCTTACCGCCAAAATTATCAAGCTATAG
- a CDS encoding cupin domain-containing protein, with protein MTTDTKDIPASFISEEGADWKDVGPGMRRRIISYDAQMMLVKVTFETGGVGAMHHHVHVQQSYIQSGVFEVTLGEEKQVLRAGDAFYVPSDVWHGVVCLEAGVLLDAFSPMREDFV; from the coding sequence ATGACAACAGACACTAAGGACATTCCGGCCAGCTTCATTTCGGAAGAAGGCGCCGACTGGAAAGACGTCGGGCCCGGCATGCGCCGCCGCATCATTTCCTACGACGCGCAGATGATGCTGGTAAAGGTCACCTTCGAAACCGGCGGGGTAGGGGCCATGCACCACCACGTGCACGTGCAGCAGAGCTACATCCAAAGCGGGGTGTTCGAAGTGACCCTGGGCGAGGAAAAGCAGGTGCTGCGGGCCGGCGACGCGTTTTATGTGCCCTCCGATGTGTGGCACGGCGTGGTGTGTCTGGAGGCCGGCGTGCTGCTTGACGCGTTTTCGCCGATGCGGGAAGATTTTGTGTAG
- a CDS encoding pectinesterase family protein, protein MALDGSGDFPTIQAAVNSLPASATQQRVIRIKKGTYKEKVFIDGKDHITLQGESEKGVVITIAQANAIFRCDPATANDWTIATLSLRNSPDITLEKLTVLNTYGAEATGPVTIDCPSDPTGKKVIKKSDHQMALYTGKGTTRLTVKNCTFRTLGNDTVSPWDAEAGVYYFKDCTMEGSVDFYCPRGWAFAENCRFICHNMNAAIWHDGSGSKDAKTVLKNCTFEGDDNFKLGRYHTESQFYLIDCQFPKNMADADIYAAQSGKGTPQWGRRVYYAGCHRQGGDYAWHRDNLNTAENAPKAKQIDAAWTFGEQWKQFGAARLRLPKP, encoded by the coding sequence GTGGCACTGGATGGCTCGGGCGACTTCCCGACCATTCAGGCCGCCGTCAACAGCCTGCCCGCCAGCGCCACCCAGCAACGGGTGATTCGCATCAAGAAAGGCACCTATAAGGAAAAGGTCTTTATCGACGGCAAAGACCATATTACCCTGCAGGGTGAGTCGGAAAAGGGCGTGGTCATCACCATTGCCCAGGCCAACGCCATCTTCCGCTGCGACCCGGCTACCGCCAACGACTGGACTATTGCTACGCTGAGCCTGCGCAACAGCCCCGACATCACGCTCGAAAAGCTGACGGTGCTGAACACCTACGGCGCCGAAGCCACGGGACCCGTCACCATCGACTGCCCCTCGGACCCGACGGGCAAGAAGGTTATTAAGAAGTCGGACCACCAGATGGCGCTCTACACCGGCAAGGGCACGACCCGGCTAACGGTGAAGAACTGCACCTTCCGGACCCTGGGCAATGACACGGTGAGCCCCTGGGACGCCGAAGCCGGCGTGTACTACTTCAAGGACTGCACCATGGAAGGCAGCGTGGATTTTTACTGTCCGCGCGGCTGGGCGTTTGCCGAGAATTGCCGCTTCATCTGCCACAATATGAATGCCGCCATCTGGCACGACGGCTCGGGCAGCAAAGACGCCAAAACGGTGCTCAAAAACTGCACCTTCGAGGGCGACGACAACTTCAAGCTGGGCCGCTACCACACCGAGTCGCAGTTCTACCTGATTGACTGCCAATTTCCTAAAAATATGGCCGACGCGGATATCTACGCCGCGCAGTCGGGCAAGGGCACGCCGCAGTGGGGCCGCCGGGTATACTACGCCGGCTGCCACCGTCAGGGCGGCGACTACGCCTGGCACCGCGACAACCTGAACACCGCCGAAAATGCGCCCAAAGCCAAGCAGATTGACGCCGCCTGGACCTTCGGGGAGCAGTGGAAGCAGTTTGGGGCCGCGCGGCTTCGGCTTCCCAAACCCTGA
- a CDS encoding T9SS type A sorting domain-containing protein, translating to MQWPLQVNNQDNPAVRSAGLTGAPSTFKRLVLSDGLVPTNATAYAPYTPGIGQAFAVLSNGGGWSSTGTPPGPGANPRRTYYEQFQVSATAATRLDSLILDAAVTSSAAGKIVVLYSFSNFTSDSTSITGGKGPTGVLPASANGSFGNGTSANISTAGAVLPQYATGGVPSNFRFALNEATGLTVAAGQTLTVRLYFGVGSSSVGRYVLLKNVTLKSKQAVTLASKQAVAKQSLNVYPNPAQDFLAVAHPAAVKGATVAVYASNGQKVATLAAQPNSTATEVRLSALTAGIYMVEYNDGQQRITSKVVKQ from the coding sequence GTGCAGTGGCCTCTTCAGGTTAACAACCAGGATAACCCCGCTGTGCGTTCGGCTGGCCTGACTGGTGCGCCTTCGACTTTCAAGCGCCTGGTGCTTTCTGATGGCTTGGTGCCAACCAATGCTACTGCCTACGCACCCTACACCCCCGGTATTGGGCAGGCGTTTGCCGTACTGTCTAACGGTGGTGGCTGGAGCTCCACAGGTACGCCTCCCGGCCCCGGTGCCAACCCCCGTCGTACCTACTATGAGCAATTTCAGGTTTCTGCCACGGCTGCTACCCGCCTCGACTCCCTGATCCTGGACGCTGCCGTTACCAGCTCTGCCGCCGGCAAGATTGTGGTGCTGTATTCGTTCAGCAACTTCACCAGCGACTCGACCAGCATTACGGGTGGTAAAGGTCCAACGGGCGTGCTGCCTGCGAGTGCAAATGGCTCGTTTGGCAACGGTACGAGTGCCAATATTTCTACTGCGGGTGCCGTACTACCCCAGTACGCGACGGGTGGCGTGCCCAGCAACTTCCGCTTCGCCCTGAATGAGGCTACTGGCCTAACGGTAGCCGCCGGCCAGACCCTGACGGTGCGCCTGTACTTTGGTGTTGGCAGCAGCAGCGTGGGCCGCTACGTATTGCTGAAAAACGTGACGCTGAAGAGCAAGCAGGCCGTAACCCTAGCCAGCAAGCAAGCCGTGGCTAAGCAGAGCCTGAACGTGTACCCCAATCCCGCCCAGGACTTCCTGGCCGTGGCTCACCCCGCCGCTGTAAAAGGCGCCACGGTAGCCGTATATGCCTCGAACGGCCAGAAAGTAGCCACGTTGGCCGCCCAGCCCAACTCGACGGCTACGGAAGTGCGCCTGTCGGCCCTGACGGCCGGTATCTACATGGTAGAGTACAACGACGGTCAGCAGCGCATCACGTCCAAAGTTGTGAAGCAGTAA
- the kduD gene encoding 2-dehydro-3-deoxy-D-gluconate 5-dehydrogenase KduD, with the protein MSTAPSFSLAGKLAIVTGCNRGIGQAMALGLAEAGADIIGVSATLALSGSETEQQVQALGRNFHAYQADFSNRAAVDAFIDKVQQDFPRIDILINNAGTIKRAPATEHSDELWDEVLHINLDAPFRLARAIGKRMLEQGSGKIIFTASLLTFQGGINVPGYAASKGAIGSLVKALANEWAGRGVNVNAIAPGYIATDNTEALRNDPDRSQSILARIPAGRWGTPDDFKGPTVFLASPAADYIHGTILTVDGGWMGR; encoded by the coding sequence ATGAGTACTGCCCCTTCCTTCAGCCTTGCCGGTAAACTTGCCATTGTCACGGGCTGTAATCGGGGTATCGGGCAGGCTATGGCCCTGGGCCTGGCCGAAGCCGGCGCCGACATCATCGGCGTGTCGGCCACGCTGGCGTTGAGCGGATCCGAAACCGAGCAGCAGGTGCAGGCCCTGGGCCGCAACTTCCACGCCTACCAGGCCGACTTCAGCAACCGCGCCGCAGTGGATGCCTTTATTGACAAGGTGCAGCAGGATTTTCCCCGCATCGATATCCTGATCAACAACGCCGGCACCATCAAGCGCGCCCCGGCCACCGAGCACTCGGATGAGCTGTGGGACGAGGTACTCCATATTAATCTGGACGCGCCCTTCCGCCTGGCCCGCGCCATTGGCAAGCGCATGCTGGAGCAGGGCTCGGGCAAAATCATCTTCACGGCCTCGCTCTTGACTTTCCAGGGTGGTATCAACGTGCCGGGCTACGCGGCCAGCAAGGGCGCCATCGGCAGCCTGGTAAAGGCCCTGGCCAACGAGTGGGCCGGCCGCGGCGTCAACGTCAACGCCATTGCCCCCGGCTACATTGCCACCGACAACACCGAGGCCCTGCGCAACGACCCGGACCGCAGCCAGAGCATTCTGGCCCGCATTCCGGCCGGCCGCTGGGGCACGCCCGACGACTTTAAAGGGCCCACGGTTTTCCTGGCTTCCCCGGCCGCCGACTACATCCACGGCACCATCCTTACCGTCGACGGCGGCTGGATGGGCCGCTAG
- the kduI gene encoding 5-dehydro-4-deoxy-D-glucuronate isomerase: MVSFSFNYSYFATSINSQFHHLTFHYFPDDPTLCRQPRETAGMNTTELREHFLIERLFVADDITLVYTHYDRMIVGGAVPTDKPLALPCPPNLKADYFLERRELGILNVGGAGQVTVDGTTYELGNQDCLYVGKGSQDVQFLSSSADEPARYYLLSAPAHAQHPTTLKTQADATPVEMGAVETANQRTIYKYIYSEGIQSCQLVMGLTQLKTGSVWNTMPSHTHDRRMEAYLYFNMPGQRVLHMMGEPTETRPLWVSNEQAILSPPWSIHTGCGSSNYAFIWGMAGENREYTDMDAVALDQLR; encoded by the coding sequence ATGGTGAGTTTTTCGTTCAACTACTCCTACTTCGCTACCTCAATCAACTCACAATTTCATCATCTCACCTTTCACTACTTCCCCGATGACCCAACGCTATGCCGTCAGCCCCGCGAAACTGCGGGCATGAACACCACCGAACTGCGGGAGCATTTCCTGATTGAGCGCCTGTTTGTGGCCGACGATATTACCCTGGTCTATACCCACTACGACCGGATGATTGTGGGCGGCGCCGTGCCAACCGACAAGCCCCTGGCCTTGCCCTGCCCGCCCAACCTGAAGGCTGACTACTTCCTAGAGCGCCGGGAGCTGGGCATCCTCAACGTGGGCGGCGCCGGCCAGGTAACGGTAGACGGCACAACCTACGAGCTGGGCAACCAAGACTGCCTCTACGTGGGCAAGGGCAGCCAGGACGTGCAGTTTCTGAGCTCTTCGGCCGATGAGCCGGCCCGCTATTACCTGCTGTCGGCCCCGGCTCACGCCCAGCACCCGACCACGCTCAAAACCCAGGCCGACGCGACGCCGGTGGAAATGGGCGCGGTGGAAACGGCTAATCAGCGCACGATTTACAAGTACATCTACTCCGAAGGCATTCAGAGCTGCCAGCTGGTCATGGGCCTCACCCAGCTCAAAACCGGCTCGGTGTGGAACACGATGCCCTCGCACACCCACGACCGGCGCATGGAGGCCTACCTCTATTTCAACATGCCCGGCCAGCGCGTGCTGCACATGATGGGGGAGCCCACCGAAACCCGCCCGCTGTGGGTGAGCAACGAGCAGGCCATTCTGTCGCCGCCGTGGTCTATTCATACTGGCTGCGGCTCCAGCAACTACGCTTTCATCTGGGGTATGGCCGGCGAAAACCGCGAGTACACCGACATGGACGCCGTAGCCCTCGACCAACTGCGCTAA
- a CDS encoding MFS transporter, with amino-acid sequence MSVSQKIAPPAEAAAASSPASARLAIAVFFLASGFGYATWASRIPTIQQYLGLDEAELGGVLLALPTGLLLTLPVTGYLLQRFSSRQIMLIGAVLYNAALGLLGFAAYTWQLVVLLFFFGCSRNLLNISMNAQSVGVQALYSRSIIATFHGVWSVAGFAAAAVGAGLISLNIAPGYHFVAVGLVLTGLAFAFFPRSLDLPPAPPAEGQPSKPRFALPDKHLLKFGLICFASMACEGTMYDWSGVYFDKAVHAPKNWVAAGFATYMVAMTTGRFLGDWLVNRYGVKPLLRLSGLLMTSGLVLAALLPLPLTAALGFALVGLGVSCVVPMVFSMVGRSTTLSSGAAIAGVSTVGYIGFLIVPPLVGFIASAADLRWSFALMATLGIVVVLLVSRLDE; translated from the coding sequence ATGAGTGTTTCGCAAAAAATAGCTCCGCCCGCCGAAGCGGCAGCGGCGTCGAGCCCGGCCTCGGCGCGCCTGGCTATTGCCGTGTTCTTTCTGGCTTCGGGCTTTGGCTATGCTACCTGGGCTTCCCGAATTCCCACCATTCAGCAATACCTGGGCCTCGATGAAGCCGAGCTAGGTGGGGTGCTGCTGGCATTGCCCACCGGTCTGCTGCTCACCCTGCCCGTGACGGGCTACCTGCTGCAGCGCTTCAGTAGCCGGCAAATCATGCTCATTGGGGCCGTGCTCTACAACGCGGCGCTGGGCTTGCTGGGCTTTGCCGCTTACACCTGGCAGCTGGTGGTACTGCTGTTTTTCTTTGGCTGCTCCCGCAACCTGCTCAACATCTCCATGAACGCGCAGTCGGTGGGCGTGCAGGCCCTGTACAGCCGCTCCATTATTGCTACTTTTCACGGCGTGTGGAGCGTGGCGGGCTTCGCGGCTGCCGCGGTAGGAGCGGGGCTAATCAGTTTGAACATTGCGCCGGGCTACCATTTCGTGGCCGTGGGCCTGGTACTCACGGGGCTGGCGTTTGCCTTCTTTCCGCGCAGCCTGGACCTGCCACCGGCCCCGCCGGCCGAGGGGCAGCCCTCCAAGCCGCGCTTTGCCCTGCCCGACAAGCACCTGCTCAAGTTTGGCCTGATCTGCTTTGCCTCCATGGCCTGCGAGGGCACGATGTATGACTGGAGCGGGGTGTATTTCGACAAGGCCGTGCACGCGCCCAAAAACTGGGTGGCGGCGGGCTTTGCCACCTACATGGTCGCCATGACCACCGGCCGCTTCCTCGGCGACTGGCTCGTGAACCGCTACGGCGTAAAGCCTCTGCTGCGCCTGAGCGGTCTGCTGATGACCTCGGGCCTGGTGTTGGCGGCCCTGCTGCCGTTGCCGCTTACGGCCGCCCTGGGCTTTGCCCTGGTGGGGCTGGGCGTGTCGTGCGTGGTGCCGATGGTGTTCAGCATGGTGGGCCGCTCCACTACGCTCAGCTCTGGGGCGGCCATTGCGGGCGTGTCCACGGTGGGCTACATTGGCTTTTTGATTGTGCCGCCGCTGGTAGGCTTCATTGCTTCCGCGGCCGACCTGCGCTGGTCGTTTGCCCTGATGGCCACGCTGGGCATTGTGGTAGTGCTGCTGGTTTCCCGGCTGGACGAGTAG
- a CDS encoding mannitol dehydrogenase family protein: MLYARYQAFNGAADKGLVIVPTELIPNNGTKLESIVLELAHLNGLDAEFIEWLESANSFCNSLVDRIVPGRPDAATQAALEAELGYSDDLLTMSEAYLLWAIEGDARVKSVLSFEQADAGVIVQPNIDLFRELKLRLLNGTHTLSCGLAYLAGFDTVRGAMDDAAMAGFIQNLMLADLLPGIPYNVDEKVGQRFGMQVLDRFRNPYIEHRWLGITLNYTMKIQMRNVPTLLHYYKKLAVVPDYMALGFAAYLLFMRGTQQHDDVWYGEANGQAYPIQDEKAGYFADLWQRQAPAELIGTVLRNKTLWAMTWPNCLASRPASRSTCTSCCRTARPLRWPAISPKRFPLPHEAFSSPDSSARQRPGSPHGPAYRYARAVEGRHDYDYPGHSGQA, translated from the coding sequence GTGCTCTACGCCCGCTACCAGGCGTTCAACGGCGCTGCCGACAAAGGTTTGGTCATTGTGCCCACCGAACTGATTCCCAACAACGGCACGAAGCTGGAAAGCATCGTGCTGGAGCTGGCCCACCTCAACGGCCTCGACGCCGAGTTCATTGAGTGGCTGGAATCGGCCAATTCGTTCTGCAACTCTCTCGTGGACCGCATCGTGCCCGGCCGCCCCGACGCTGCCACTCAGGCTGCCCTGGAAGCCGAGCTGGGCTATTCCGACGACTTGCTCACGATGTCGGAAGCCTACTTGCTCTGGGCCATTGAGGGTGATGCCCGCGTCAAGTCGGTGCTGTCGTTTGAGCAGGCCGATGCCGGCGTCATCGTGCAGCCCAACATCGACTTGTTCCGCGAATTGAAGCTGCGTTTGCTCAACGGCACCCACACGCTCAGCTGCGGCCTGGCGTATCTGGCCGGTTTCGACACCGTGCGCGGGGCCATGGACGACGCGGCTATGGCCGGCTTTATCCAGAACCTGATGCTGGCTGATCTGCTGCCCGGCATTCCCTACAACGTAGATGAAAAAGTGGGGCAGCGCTTCGGCATGCAGGTGCTGGACCGGTTCCGCAACCCTTACATCGAGCACCGGTGGCTGGGCATCACGCTCAACTACACCATGAAAATTCAGATGCGCAACGTGCCTACGCTGCTGCATTACTACAAGAAGCTGGCCGTGGTGCCCGACTACATGGCTCTGGGTTTTGCCGCTTACCTGCTCTTTATGCGCGGCACTCAGCAGCACGACGACGTGTGGTACGGCGAAGCAAATGGCCAGGCTTACCCGATTCAGGACGAGAAGGCCGGCTACTTTGCCGACCTCTGGCAGCGCCAGGCTCCGGCGGAATTAATCGGGACCGTCCTGCGTAATAAAACCCTCTGGGCCATGACCTGGCCCAACTGCCTGGCTTCGCGGCCCGCGTCGAGAAGTACCTGCACAAGCTGTTGCAGGACGGCGCGGCCACTACGCTGGCCAGCTATTTCACCCAAAAGGTTTCCCTTGCCTCATGAAGCATTTAGTAGCCCAGATTCATCCGCACGACAACGTCCTGGTAGCCCTCACGGACCTGCCTATCGGTACGCCCGTGCCGTGGAAGGACGGCATGATTACGACTACCCAGGCCATTCCGGCCAAGCATAA
- a CDS encoding UxaA family hydrolase has product MHPHDNVLVALTDLPIGTPVPWKDGMITTTQAIPAKHKVAPHAFEPGDLVHMYGVLVGKVRQPIPLGGLLTTSNIQHATDSFDQTSGMHRLNWPVPDVSKWQERTFMGFHRADGRVGTANYWLVIPLVFCENRNIQVLEAALVDDLGYGRKKSYQPQTQELISLMQAGKTVEEILATDLHSAETSRQKPRLFPNVDGVRFLQHEGGCGGIRQDAQTLCGLLAGYITHPNVAGATVLSLGCQNAQVSMLQDEINKRSPQFYKPLYILEQQKIGTEEALISTALRQTFAGLMQANAQHRQPAPLSKLTIGLECGGSDGFSGISANPAVGHVSDMLVALGGSVILAEFPELCGVEQELVDRSVDQPTAERFSSLMKAYGESAVAVGSGFDMNPSPGNIRDGLITDAMKSAGAARKGGSSPVVAVLDYPELVTKPGLNLLCTPGNDVESTTAEVGSGANIVLFTTGLGTPTGNPIAPVVKISSNTALANRMPDIIDINTGTVIDGEETIEQAGERILDYVIRVASGEEVAAVRHGQTDFIPWKRGVSL; this is encoded by the coding sequence ATTCATCCGCACGACAACGTCCTGGTAGCCCTCACGGACCTGCCTATCGGTACGCCCGTGCCGTGGAAGGACGGCATGATTACGACTACCCAGGCCATTCCGGCCAAGCATAAAGTAGCGCCCCACGCCTTCGAGCCCGGCGACTTGGTCCACATGTACGGTGTACTCGTGGGCAAAGTCCGCCAGCCGATTCCGCTCGGCGGCCTGCTCACCACGTCCAACATTCAGCACGCCACCGACTCATTTGACCAAACCTCCGGCATGCACCGCCTGAACTGGCCCGTGCCCGACGTGTCCAAGTGGCAGGAGCGCACCTTCATGGGCTTCCACCGCGCCGACGGCCGCGTGGGCACGGCCAACTACTGGCTGGTGATTCCGCTGGTATTCTGCGAAAACCGCAACATTCAGGTGCTCGAAGCAGCCTTGGTGGACGACCTGGGCTACGGCCGGAAGAAAAGCTACCAGCCCCAGACCCAGGAGCTGATTTCGCTGATGCAGGCCGGCAAAACGGTGGAGGAAATCCTGGCTACTGACCTGCACTCGGCTGAAACCAGCCGGCAGAAGCCCCGCCTGTTCCCCAACGTAGACGGCGTGCGGTTTTTGCAGCACGAAGGTGGCTGCGGCGGTATCCGCCAGGATGCCCAGACGCTTTGCGGCCTGCTGGCTGGCTACATCACCCACCCTAACGTGGCCGGCGCTACGGTGCTGAGTCTGGGTTGCCAGAACGCCCAGGTGAGCATGCTCCAGGACGAAATCAACAAGCGCAGTCCCCAGTTCTACAAGCCGCTCTACATTCTGGAGCAGCAGAAAATCGGCACGGAAGAGGCCCTGATCAGCACGGCGTTGCGCCAGACCTTCGCCGGCCTGATGCAGGCCAACGCCCAGCACCGCCAGCCCGCCCCGTTGAGCAAGCTCACCATTGGCCTGGAGTGCGGCGGCTCGGACGGATTCTCGGGTATTTCGGCCAACCCCGCCGTGGGTCACGTCTCGGATATGCTCGTGGCCCTCGGCGGCTCGGTTATTCTGGCCGAGTTTCCCGAGCTCTGCGGCGTGGAACAGGAACTCGTCGACCGCTCGGTAGACCAGCCGACAGCCGAGCGGTTTAGCTCCCTGATGAAAGCCTACGGCGAATCGGCAGTAGCCGTGGGTTCGGGCTTCGACATGAACCCCTCGCCGGGCAACATCCGCGACGGTCTGATTACCGACGCCATGAAATCGGCGGGTGCCGCGCGCAAGGGTGGCTCTTCGCCGGTCGTGGCCGTGCTCGACTACCCCGAATTGGTGACCAAGCCCGGCCTGAACCTGCTTTGCACGCCCGGCAACGACGTGGAGTCGACCACCGCTGAGGTAGGTTCGGGGGCCAATATCGTGCTCTTTACCACCGGTCTGGGTACGCCTACCGGCAACCCGATTGCGCCCGTGGTGAAGATTTCGAGCAACACGGCCCTGGCCAACCGCATGCCCGACATCATTGACATCAACACTGGCACCGTTATCGACGGCGAAGAAACCATTGAGCAGGCCGGGGAGCGGATTCTGGACTACGTCATCCGCGTCGCCAGCGGCGAGGAAGTGGCCGCCGTGCGCCACGGCCAAACCGACTTCATTCCCTGGAAGCGCGGCGTGTCGCTCTAA
- a CDS encoding LacI family DNA-binding transcriptional regulator, with translation MDNVTIKDIAKALNLSTSTVSRALRGSYEINAETKRLVMEYAERLNYRPNPIALSLKENRSRAIGVIVPQIANYFFSQAINGIEAIAYNRGYHVIIFQTHESYEREVVNMQQAVSRRVDGLLISLSSETSDVTHLRELQDQGMPVVLFDRVSSELNATQVVADNFKGAFEATEHLIWSGRRRIAHLTIPPFLSITQERLAGYRAALEKHGIPYDENLIRYGTFGPDEVGPMVDELLALDPRPDAFFTASDRLAAGCLGALQKRKLRIPEDVALIGFTNMNVAELLSPAMSTVVQPAQEIGQVAVERLIELIERKQKAAPPSVIKIPTTLIARESTRTVVG, from the coding sequence TTGGATAACGTTACCATAAAGGATATTGCCAAGGCCCTGAACCTGTCCACCTCCACAGTGTCGCGGGCCCTGCGCGGGAGCTACGAGATTAACGCTGAGACCAAACGGCTGGTCATGGAATACGCCGAGCGGCTCAACTACCGGCCCAACCCGATTGCGCTCAGCTTAAAGGAAAACCGCAGCCGCGCCATCGGCGTCATCGTTCCGCAGATTGCCAACTACTTCTTCTCCCAGGCCATCAACGGCATTGAGGCCATTGCCTACAACCGCGGCTACCACGTTATCATCTTCCAGACCCACGAGTCCTACGAGCGGGAAGTGGTCAACATGCAGCAGGCCGTGTCGCGGCGGGTGGATGGGCTGCTAATTTCACTTTCCAGCGAAACCTCCGACGTGACCCACCTGCGCGAGCTGCAGGACCAGGGCATGCCGGTGGTGTTGTTCGACCGGGTTTCCTCGGAGCTGAACGCTACCCAGGTCGTGGCTGACAATTTTAAGGGGGCTTTCGAAGCCACCGAGCACCTGATCTGGTCGGGCCGGCGGCGCATTGCCCACCTGACTATTCCGCCATTTTTGTCCATCACCCAGGAGCGCCTGGCCGGCTACCGCGCCGCCCTGGAAAAGCACGGCATTCCCTACGACGAAAACCTGATTCGCTACGGCACCTTCGGGCCCGATGAGGTAGGCCCCATGGTGGATGAGCTGCTGGCCCTGGACCCGCGCCCCGATGCCTTCTTTACGGCCAGCGACCGGCTCGCGGCCGGCTGCCTGGGGGCCTTGCAGAAGCGTAAACTGCGCATTCCCGAGGATGTGGCCCTGATTGGCTTTACCAACATGAACGTGGCCGAGCTGCTTTCGCCCGCCATGAGCACGGTGGTACAGCCCGCCCAGGAAATCGGACAGGTGGCCGTAGAGCGCCTTATCGAGCTGATTGAGCGCAAGCAGAAAGCCGCCCCGCCAAGCGTCATCAAAATCCCGACGACCCTTATTGCCCGGGAGTCGACCCGCACGGTGGTAGGCTAG
- a CDS encoding pectate lyase family protein → MRQKAPRRRCFGKCFSGVPSSCGNSCGCGSCQCCLFTGTGGFRGRKWGHHRWGRGRTVAATTLAELTEYAKSKEPLIITIAGTISGGTQGASVRVASNKTLLGVGKTGFLEGVGLTISDQRNIIVQNLRFTMSTVTNTKINDEKRAQVAVNDGDCVTIQGTSQNLWFDHCEFFNLDPATQTNQDLYDGLIDAKGASAYITISWNYFHDHHKAHLIGNSDKDAGDRKVTFHHNYYNNIHERVPVYRFGTGHVFNNYYKHVYGTGINSRMDACLRVEQNYFEDTKDPLTTKNSSVPGKWDAAGNLYSGSKGSQPTTSTCTFTPPYQYSSVLNEAAQVREIVQQGAGVGKL, encoded by the coding sequence CTGCGCCAAAAAGCCCCTCGCCGCCGCTGCTTCGGCAAGTGCTTCAGCGGCGTCCCCAGCTCCTGCGGCAACTCCTGTGGCTGCGGCTCCTGCCAGTGCTGCCTCTTCACTGGGACTGGTGGGTTTCGCGGCCGAAAATGGGGGCACCACCGGTGGGGCCGGGGGCGCACCGTAGCCGCTACCACGCTGGCCGAGCTAACGGAGTACGCCAAAAGCAAGGAGCCGCTGATTATCACCATTGCCGGCACTATTTCGGGCGGGACGCAAGGCGCTTCGGTGCGGGTAGCTTCCAACAAAACCCTGCTGGGCGTAGGCAAAACCGGGTTTCTGGAAGGCGTGGGGCTGACCATCAGTGACCAGCGCAACATTATCGTGCAAAACCTGCGCTTCACAATGTCGACGGTGACCAACACCAAAATCAACGACGAGAAGCGCGCCCAGGTGGCCGTCAACGACGGGGACTGTGTTACCATTCAGGGCACGAGCCAGAATCTGTGGTTTGACCACTGCGAGTTCTTCAACTTGGACCCGGCCACCCAAACCAACCAGGACCTCTACGACGGCCTGATTGACGCCAAGGGAGCCAGCGCCTACATCACGATTTCCTGGAATTACTTTCACGACCACCACAAGGCTCACCTGATCGGCAATTCCGACAAGGACGCCGGGGACCGGAAAGTCACGTTTCACCACAACTACTACAACAACATCCACGAGCGGGTACCGGTCTACCGCTTCGGTACGGGCCACGTGTTCAACAACTACTACAAGCACGTATACGGCACCGGCATCAACTCCCGCATGGATGCCTGCCTGCGGGTAGAGCAAAATTACTTTGAGGACACCAAGGACCCGCTGACGACCAAAAACAGCAGCGTGCCCGGCAAGTGGGACGCCGCCGGCAACTTGTACTCAGGCAGTAAAGGCTCCCAGCCTACGACCAGCACCTGCACGTTTACGCCGCCCTACCAGTATTCCTCCGTGCTGAACGAAGCAGCTCAGGTTCGGGAAATTGTGCAACAAGGTGCCGGGGTCGGCAAGCTGTAA